The DNA segment ttttaGACTCCTTCATATACTTTGAGATCCAGCTAAAGTGTCACTTTCCTCAGAAATTACAGATGGAAGTGATGAcattcccctttcctcccacaaTTTTCTGTAATCATGAATGCAGTCTTCTGTAATCATGACTATTTCCCAACTGTATTGGGAGCTCTTAAAAGCAGAGCCAGGTCTGATTCACTCCAGCGATGTCCACCTCAGGGCTGGGCACAGGGTTGCCACAATCAGTGTTGGTTGACTGGATGATCAGATGGAAATGTGGAATGGAGGGAGAATGGATGGGACAATGGAAGTGATGGATGCAGGGATGTGGGGAAATGGCTGggggatagatggatggatgaatgaaagatTGGATGGATGAGAAAATGGACAGATGGGAGGGCAGATGGGATATATGGGTGGGtaaacggatggatggatggatggatggatggatggatggatgaatggatggatggacggatggttGATGAGAGGTTGGATAGATGGGAAAGTGAATGGATTGGTGAAAGGGTCAATATATAAGGTAAGTTAGATGGATAGGAAGGTGGGCGGATAAGGAAGGTTGGATAAATGGAAGAGTAGATGAGTGGGGAAGGGTGGTTGGATGGGATGGTGGATGGGTGGAAGGGTGGATGGATGTGGACGAATGGATTTAAAATGGAGGGTATATTGGATTTTGGGTAGATGGtaggtgggtgaatggatggaagAGTAAATGGGagggtgaatgaatggatggatttaTGGCTGTGAGAGAATGGATGGGTAAAGTTCTATTGGGCCCAGATTAGGCCATCTGAAAAATATTCCTTGCTTTCCTCAACACCCTACAAGGATGACAGCATAAATAGCCCACTGCAGAGCTTGAGGTAAGAAGAATCTGCTAAATAGtcttattatcatttaaaaaccaGAACTATATCTAGGGCATGTGATGTATTGGCTAAGAAtgtgggctctgcagtcagatcAAACTAAGTTTAATCCCAGTTCCCATACTTCCTACATGGCTCAACTTttgcaagttacttcacctctctgagcctttgacTTCTCATTTATGAGATGAGGCATAACACCCACCTTGCTCTGGGTAATTATGAATGTTGAAGAAGATGTAAACTGTCCTGAATAATTCCTGGCCTAAGGTTAGCACTCAGCAAATGGTAGCTGAGTAGAAATTTTAACCAACAAGATACCACCTGGTGGTAACATCCTTAATTGCGAACAAAATACTCAGGAATATTTGGAAGGaataagttgaatttaaaaatatccgATGTAGAAGGAAGAGCATGAGtaatattttagagataagaCCCTGCTGGATAGGGCCAGGGATGGGCCCAGGAGAGTGAGAAAATGTGAGGCTAATTCTTTGTGGGCTGACTGACAAAAGTATAAGTTAAGGGTGACAATAGCAGCCTCGCAAATCATTCGGTCCATGTTTTAATTCCTTCCTCGTAAGAATGTACCAGGAGAAGGTGCGGCATCACACTGGGGAAATCCAGGACCTCCGGGGTAATATGACCCAGCTCATTGCCAAGCTTCAGTTGATGGAAGCCATGTCAGACGAGGTGAGATACTGGCCTTCTGCTCCCAAACATCTGACTTCTCTCTTTGTTTAATTCCTTGTTTCCTATTTCTCAAGTTTTGGTGGAGCACATCCCCCAACAACTTCCTGGAAGAGAGTGAAATAGGAGACTTATTAATTTGTTTAGAACTTGcgcatttgaaaatatctttatttcacccTTGCATTTGATTGATACtttggctgggtatagaattctagatagGAAAGTTTCCcctgaaaattttgaaagaattccACTATTGTGTTCTAGTTACACTGTTGCTGTTGAGAAGTGTAGTTGTGCTATTATTGGTCCTTTGAgtatggtttgtttgtttgtttttctatctcTGGGAGTTTGTAggatgttctttttatttccaatgtTCTATATTTAACCTGCTTGGGTGGGGTTGCTAAGCTTATTGGATCTATGGGTTGATGTTtttcaatagttttttaaatttcttagctattatttcttaaaatattgtttcctCCCCATTATCTATCTCCTCTCCTGGGACTCCAATTACATCTATGCTAGACTATTAGACTGTGTTCCACATAATTCCTATGCTATTAcctgctgttttttattttcattctttttctctatgtGCTTAAGTTTTggatgttttctatttaaatttcttcAGGTTCACTAATGATCTTGTATTCTGTTTTGTCCAATCTACTATTAAATTTTTTCCAGTAAGTTCTTAATTTCATATGTTGCATTGTTTAGTTCTAGAATGTACATCtgattctttttcataaattttaattctGTGGTGAAATTCTCCAACATCTCCTCTatgttgtccattttttttcttctatttaacatattgtcatagttatttttaaatccttgtcTGCTGAATCCAATATTTGGATCATCTATGGTCTTTCtctattgtctgtttttctttggaTTATCAATCATATGGTCTTGTCTCTTCATGTCCAgaaattttttagtgtttttctggACATTGTATACAAAAGAACTGTATGCTCCAGATAATTATAACTTCAATAGAGAGAGTTATCCCTTTTCTTTGTAAGGAAGATGAGTATACTGATCACTCCTATGTAAACCTTTAGTGAGCTGGTTCAGACCTCGGTTCCAATTTGTATAAGATTTCCATGTCCTTTCCATGCAGCTTCATACTTTTGGTAGATGTCTTGATGGGAAAGACTGACTGTATGTCTGAGGCTTCTCAGATCTCCAATTTTGTCTTCCAGTCCTGCATCAATGCAAAATCTCTGATCCCGGGGGTTACCTTCTCTGCCAGGGGTAAGCTTGAATTCTCAGCCTCTACTTGTGCCCATAATTGGTTTAGGGCCCTCAGCTGCAGCTACAGCTTCTCAGTATTGATTCGCCACTCCTTCTAGGGCcgtggttctcagagtgtggcCCCCACACCAACAGCATCAGCATTACCTAGGAAAATATTAGAAACTCAAGTTAATGGGCCCTCCTCAGACCTACTGAGGATGGGAACCAACTGTCTGTGTTTCAACAAGCCCTCCACAGGGTTCTGATATATAGTAAGAAGATGTTTGAGGGCTTTAATCtcttgcttattttgttttgaggTCCCCTCACTGAAAGGGATTTGGTTTCCCAAGCGTTGTGAGACTGGGAAGTTTTACTCTGTCTTTCCGAAGTTTTCAAGGTAGCTCTTTAGCCTCTTCCATAGTTTTGGGTTTCAGTTAACATCTTATGGGGAAAACCGTTCAGGTTTGAGGCTCATCAAGTCTCCAGTTTTGTCCTGTTAGTCCTGTGTGGCTATTAAaatctttgcttctttctctttcaccagTAGCAGCCCTTGTTCAGCCTAAGCCCACGTCTTCAGCTTATGCCCAGAATTATCAAATGCCCCCAGGGATTAAAATATTGTCAGTGAATTTCAGAACGGTTCTCTCATGTCTAGAATTTTAATCCCTCTGGTCCACATTGCTCCCATAGCTCAGTGGTggctttaaaatatgatttagttgcatctgccttcggctcaggtcatgatcccagggtcctgggatcaagccccgtgtagggctccctgctcagcgggaagcctgcttctcccttttccactcctccctgcttgtgttccctctctcattgtctctctgtcaaataaatacataaaatctttttaaaaatttttaaaaattaaataaaatttggtaaaCTATCTGGCTTTTCCTTATTGTTTCTAGTTGGGAGCATTGATCCTCTACAACTTATTACATCTTACCTGGAAGCCCTGCATCTCACTTTACATCTTAAATGTCACGATAATTTGCCTACCGGGCTGGCTACCCTTGGCGCTGTTACAATCTGAAAACTCACGTACGTTAGTCCTAAAAAGTGTTCTTTATTCATGTGATTAAATGGGTGTTTCCCCCCAgccatatttgctttattctcatttttgaaGCTCCTATTATTTGAATGTTAAATTCCTGAACTTAtccccttttttttccatttctccctgttttcttctctttgtttgttCTGAAATTGAGAGCATAATCTCAGCTTTATCTACCAAAGCTTCTGTTGGGTTTTTCAATTCTGTTAATATATTCTGAATtcctaagaattttcttttttgctctctgGGGTGTTCCTTTTCATAGATTTCtattcttgttttacagatgCAATATCTTTTCTTACCTTTTGGAACTTAGGTGGTTCATCAAACTTTCTGGGTTTCTGGGTCACATCTACAAAACAAATCATAATCACTGCCCTGTAACTCCATGGCTAGTCTAGTTACTAGTGCCACACAGCAAACCACTCCAAAACTTGGTGGAGCCAAATAGtcattttattatgctcacaGATTCCGTGGGTCAGGGATTCAAACAGGTTGCAGTGGGGATGGTTTGTCACTGCTCCACAATGTCTGAGGCCTCGCCTGGGAAGACTCAAAGCCTGGGGTGACTTGGCAACTGTATCTGGACCCATCTGGAAGCATCTTCACTCACCTGTCTAGAAGTTGATATTGGTTATCAGCTGGGAACTCAGGGTTGTTGACTGAAGCACCCATACATGGGCTCTCAGTGTTGGGTGGGCTTCCTTGCAGCATGGCCACTGGCTTCCAAGAGTGAGCATCCCCAGAGAACCAAGTAGAGCTGTACCCCCTTTTAGGCTTAGCCCAGAAGTCACACAGCATCTGCCATAGCCACAGGCCCACCCAGTCTGATGGGAGGGAACTTAAGCCCCGCCTCTCAACGGACAGAGTATCAAAGTCATATTGAAAGAAGAGTGTGTTACAGGAGACTTTGTTGTGGCCATTTTGGGGAAATACAATCTGTCATGGTTTTGAAGAgtctaataaaaataacagccaGGATTTACTAAGTACCAGCTATGCTAAATGCTTTGCAACCTTTATCTGGCAGGAGAGTGTAGGAGCTAAGAGCCCAAACACCGGGGCCAAACTGCCTGGCTCTGactcttaccagctgtgtgactttgcacACGCTACATTTTGTGCCTTAgtattcttatctttaaaataggggTGACCATAGCACATACctcctagggttgttgtgaggggATAAGAGTGAACGTATGTGACACTGAGAAtgtcctggcacacagtagccGCCTTACAAGTTCTGGCTGTAATCCTCACAGCAGCAGGAGGGGGACATGGTTATTGTCCCCATGTTACAGACAAGAAAGCCAAGATTCAGACGGCGGTAACTAGCCCAAAGTCCCGCAGCAGTAAAAGTCTATCTGACTCCAGACCCCCTGCCCCTTCGCTTCACTAAGAGTTCTGTCCCACGTGGGACGCCCTGTCACGGTACACATGGAAGCACTGAGGAAACCCAGCGGGGAGCGGGGTAGGGATGGCTCTGTGCCACCTAGGCCTCCTCACGGTGTGGTGACTGCGTGGTCTTGTGCCAGAACCAGCCATGGTCTCCACATGCAGGGGTAAACAGTTAAGGACAAGAGAGCTCCTGCGGCCGCCTGTCACCTGGTGTGAACACACGCGTGGACGTGCTCTGTCAGAACACATAGCCCACAGTTTGTGTTTTCTGCCTCCTCAGCAAAAAATGGcccagaaaataatgaagatgataCAAGGAGATTTTATTGAAAAGCCAGACTTTGCCCTAAAGTCTATAGGTAAGTGGCTCCCCCTTGCCCCCCGCACCCCAACAATCTGCCCGCATCAAGTTTCCCCAGAAACCCTTCAGAGGACGGACTTCAGCTCTGGTCTGGAGCACTCTGCTCCCAGGAAGTTCACGGTCAGAGCTAActgctgcccctcccacccctatGGTTTTCTTGCTACACTTTTCTGCTGTCTTGAAGGGGGGGctgaggcagggaaaggaggatCACGACCCACgacccttccccccactcaccaTCCTCCATACCCAGAGGCCAGCAGAGCCGCACCTGCCCCACGTCGGGGAGACTGACCACATAAAAACCAACAGGGGCCCAGTTGCAGGTGGGAATGGGAGCTGTGGAAAACCAGAGGTGCCTGGAGAGAGGCCCCGGGCAGAGGGATGTGCGGGAGGACATTCGAGATGACACCTAGCCAGGAGGGAAGAGCATTTCAGACCCAGGGGAACCCCTGTGAAGATACCTCTGTGGGGACACAGCAGGAGCGCGCCAGGGGCACACGGAAGGAGGCCAGGCAGCCCCAGCTGACCCGGGCCCAAGGGCATGTGGGGTCAGAGGGCATTGGCTTAAGCTGCAGGAAGGACTTCGGTGCGTTGATTCATTTCCACCTCACAGGCTTGCTGTGATGTTAACATCGCTATTCTTTCTACGCTTCTTACTTCCATTTCCCAGAGACCCTGAAGTCCAGAGAGGGCCAGTGAGTCACCCAAAGCGCTGGCCTGGTGCATCGTCAGTGCCCAACAAGACACCCTCCCTCCCATACAGGGGCCTCCATCGACTTTGAGCAAACATCAGCCACGTACAACCACGACAAGGCTCGCTCCTACTGGAACTGGATCCGGCTGTGGAACTATGCGCAGCCCCCGGACGTGATCCTCGAGGCAGGGGGGCTGGGGGATGAGGAGAGAGTGGCAGGGGTGTGGTCAGGGTTCTGGGAGCAGGACCTGGACGCGGACACTGGGGGTGCACACAAAGGGGGtggagctctggggtggggggagaggtagGAACAGGAGACAGAGACGCagctggggcagagaagggacagcCTGCTTTGGCACTGGAAGGGGCCCCCACCCATCCCTCAAGACTTGAGGGTCAAAGAACCCTCATGGCCCCAAGCAGGCCCCTGGCCTCCCTGTGCTGGGCTGAGGAGGACCTTCATCCTTGCTGCCAGCAGTCAGGGGAGCTTCTTGGAGTTGGTGATGCTTGAGCTAAGCTTTGCAGATGGAAGGATCTGGCTCATCCAGGAAGCAAAGGAGGTCTGGGGAGCCATGGTGGGATGAGGAATTCACcttcacccccccacccagcaTGGTTCCCATTGCACCTGCCCCTTCCAGCCCAACATGACGCCTGGCAACTGCTGGGCCTTCTCGGGTGACCGAGGCCAGGTGACCATCCGACTGGCCCAGAAGGTCTACCTGTCCAACCTGACACTGCAGCACATCCCCAAGACCATCTCCCTGTCAGGCAGCCTGGACACTGCTCCCAAGGACTTCGTCATTTACGTGAGCACACCCCAGCAGGGAGCAAGGCTTAGCTAAGGGGCGGCCTCCTACGGTGGGACTCCAGGCACTCCGCATGTGCAACCCAACAGGCTAGAGGGTCTGGATGAGGCTTTGTTAAGGCTGAGGGTGACCAGGTTCGGAGGTGATCACAGCCCTTGAGGATGGGAGGTAAGCAGCTACCTTATTTCAAGCCAAGCTTTTCAGAGCTAGTTTGGTCTTCAGAGGCCattgacaaggaaactgaggtctagaaAAGGGTCAGGGAAACACCCAAATCCTACAAGTCAGTGATAGAGTTAGAAGAGGACCCTCAGACTTTTGATtcccagtccagtgctctttcttaTCCATTATTCTGTGCTGCAATGGAATAATGCCCAAAGAGGTAGGGAGTTCCCCATCCCAGGAGGTATGCAAGTCTCAGCTGGAGAAGGCAGCACCCTCTGAAGGCCCCGCCCGTACCTGATACTTTCTCCTTGGTTCTGATTCTACAGGGCATGGAAGGCTCTCCCAGGGAAGAGGTGTTCCTGGGGGCGTTTCAGTTTCAGCCGGAAAACATCATTCAGATGTTCCAGCTCCAGGTACCTGAGACAAGCTGCCCATGTCGAGCACAGACTGAACATACACCATGTGCAGGGCTTTCCCCAGGGAACCCCATTTCATCCCCCAGGAGCCTCGGGTGTGCACAACTGTCACTAGCCCACTTGAcaagggaggaaactgaggctcagcatgTGGAGTCACTGCCCAGGGCTGAAAGTGGGACCCCAAGGAGATCCATCCAGCTTCTAGGATTACATCACCCCCCCCCTGCCCTGGAGCCCACCCACTGCAGTTCCTCCCAGGGACAGCAGATGTGGGACAGGAGGGGCCCCCTgggccagggctgctgctggcTTCCAAATCAGCATCTCCATACTGGGAGCTGCTCCTGCGCTAATGGAGGCCTGGAGGGGCGGAAGTTGGGGACAGAAGCAGGACATGAGGGGTGCCCGGTAGAATGGCCCTGAGACTCAGGGGAATGTCTAAGCTTGGGAATCGGGCTGACACTGACCCAAACTCTGACCCCACAAATCTGCATGATCTTGGGccattcccttcctctctgggcctcaggttcccCTTTGTAATTCCCTGGAAGGTTCAAAGCATCCAATGAGATCTCAAGGGCCAAGGCCCCAGCTtttgcactgggctccatccccTTGGGTGGGAGGCAGCGAAAGAAAAGGAGGCAGTACTCACCGAGCGTTTACCAGGTGGCAGGCCAGCTAGCTCCAGGATCTGGTTTCATGCCCACAGCAAACCTGGGAAGCAGCTGTTAAcccggggaaactgaggccccaagggGGCAGTGATTTGCCCGGGATCCCACAGCCATATATGCCAGGGCCCCAAGGCTGGGACATTTTCTCAGTCACAGTATATCCGTCCTTCTGACCTCAGCACCTTCCATCCCAGCCCCTGAGTATCAATTTCCTGTGTGGCTTCACGACAGTCTATTcccctctgtgagcctcagttttcccacctgtgaaatggaagGGTTCCTTTCCACTCCCAAACACCCCTCTGGACAGGCAGAGTGGAAGCCAATGTCTCCATGTCTGTGAGTCTTTTCCAGAACCAGCCTGTCCGAGCTTTTGGGGCTGTCAAGGTGAAGATATCAAGCAACTGGGGGAACCCACGCTTCACCTGCCTGTACCGAGTGCGCGTGCATGGCTCTGTGACCCCACCCAGAGTGCCCTAGAGAGCAGCCGAACTAGAGTCCCTACCCCAAGAGAGATTAAAGTTTATTCTTCATAGTCCAGCCCAAGTGTGAGTGTCTTCTGGCTCCAAAGAGTGAGGGTGGGCTAGCATGTGATGTCTGAGGCCACGGTTAGCAATTCTCCATCATGTCCCGAGTATCCAGGCACCCTCACAATAGCCCCACGaggccccatttcacagatggggacagTGAAGCCTCCAAGCCCAAACTCACCAGAGGTCACAGCTCCCAAGTGCAGCACCAGGATTTAAACCTAGGCAGTCTCATGCCTATACATAAGGGGTCTCCCTGGCTTCACATCCGGCTCCGCCCCTGACTCatctgtgacctcgggcaagaCCCAGCCCTCCCAggacctcagtgtccccatctgtacaatggaacaAGATTGTGGCTGTTGTATCAGATGAGGTGGGGATGAGAAGTCCCACCTCTGCCCACCACAGAGTGTTTCATCACACAGACCATTTACTGTGTGGCATTAGACAGGACACACACCCTCTCTGGACCAGATATCACATATCTATTCCATGCTGTGCCTCCAAAGATGGTAAGTGAacaaagtaaaaaggcaacccacagaattggagaaaatatttgcaaatgatatatctgataaaggattaacaTTCAGAACATATAGAGACTCCTAAAACTCAaccacagcaacaacaaaaaacaattcaaaaatgggcaaaggacttgaatagacatttctcctaagaaatataaatgaagggcacctgggtggctcagtccattaagcgtctgccttcagctcaggtcgtgatctcagagtcctgggatcaagccccacgtcgggctccctgctcagtggggagcctgcttctccctctcccactgcccctccctcatgctctctctctctatctcaaataaatagaatcttttaaaacaaactggttgccaaatacatttttaaaagaaatatacaaatggccaataagcccaCTGAAGATCagtaatcattagagaaatgcaaatcaaaactccaatgagagaccacctcacacccattagaatggctactattaaaaaaaaaaaagacaaactaaaaaaaacaaaataagagttggtgaggagggggagaaatcagaaccccgtgctctgctggtgggaacgtaaaatgatGCATGGTAATCATCagcatggtggttcctcaaaatattaaaactagaaTTGCCgtctgatccagcaatcccacttctgggtacacGCCCACAAGAACTGagagcagggtctcaaagaggcCTCTGAACAcccatgttcagagcagcattgttcacagtagCGAGaacatggaagcaaccaagtGTCCAACAACAAGTGAACAGATAAAACAGGACATGCAcgcacaatggaatgttactcagcttggagaaggaaggaaagtctgTAACAGACCACGACACGGATGACCCTGGGGgacattatgctacatgaaacAAGGCGGTCACAGAAAGACGAACACGGTACGATTCCACTCGTAGGAGCTACTGAGGGGGGTCAAATTTGCAGAGACGGGAAGTagactggttgccaggggccgggcacaggggagaatggggagctaATGGTTTAATCGTAGTTTCAGTTCTACAAAATGGAATGCGCTATGGAGATGGTGCGTGGGGATGGTTGCATGTGATTATGAATAtaattaataccactgaactataAACTTGAAAAGGgttgagatggtaaattttatattatgtgtattttaccacaataaaaatttacccaaaaaaagctataaaataccTTAAATCCTTTAATGGATACAATTTGGGATACTtaagaaatgtaagaaaatcCTATAAATTTGGATAGCACATTCCATCACTGCTGTATGCTATTAGAAACGCAGAtataaattttttggtttctcttcccTAAAGCAGTCACTCGTTTTGCATGCATAATCTTTGCCTTAGCTGAGTCCCACCTGATGAGTATTTACTCAAGAGCTTATGGAAGTGCTAAAAACAGTATCTAGTGTTGGTGTCTACCATGACTCCCTCCACAGAGCTCTCAGCACAGAgcatggcacacagtaggcgctgGGTAAATTATCACCAAGGTGATTGTCAGCCTCTATCCCCAGGCAGGTGATAGGAAGCCCAGTCCTTGGGGGGGGGTGACACTGCCCCTAAGCAGGGTCCCAGAGGGGGGACAGGCTGGCCAAACTGGAAAGGGCCCAGGGAATGGAGCCTACAAGGGAGGGAATTCATACAGGAAGGGGCAGGTAGGTACAGAAGCTGGCAAGGGTCCAGCTGGGCATTAGAAGgatgaataaacagaaatatgTTAGTCTCCTGGG comes from the Ailuropoda melanoleuca isolate Jingjing chromosome 13, ASM200744v2, whole genome shotgun sequence genome and includes:
- the SUN5 gene encoding LOW QUALITY PROTEIN: SUN domain-containing protein 5 (The sequence of the model RefSeq protein was modified relative to this genomic sequence to represent the inferred CDS: deleted 1 base in 1 codon; substituted 1 base at 1 genomic stop codon), producing the protein MPRSSRSPVDLCDPPEDARPRRVAPRSRNTCRITENTLSNARDAFVLPVRIHAPAPGLTQCLLACVSWITCLACFLRTQVHQILFNTCRCKLFIQKLMEKTGVLVLCAFGFWVFSMHLPSKMEVWQDDSINSPLQSLRMYQEKVRHHTGEIQDLRGNMTQLIAKLQLMEAMSDEQKMAQKIMKMIQGDFIEKPDFALKSIGASIDFEQTSATYNHDKARSYWNWIRLWNYAQPPDVILEPNMTPGNCWAFSGDRGQVTIRLAQKVYLSNLTLQHIPKTISLSGSLDTAPKDFVIYGMEGSPREEVFLGAFQFQPENIIQMFQLQNQPVRAFGAVKVKISSNWGNPRFTCLYRVRVHGSVTPPECPREQPNXSPYPKRD